In one Candidatus Nitronereus thalassa genomic region, the following are encoded:
- the dxs gene encoding 1-deoxy-D-xylulose-5-phosphate synthase yields MSILNRIESPSDLKKLTAEQLPQLCEEIRQQIIPVIANVGGHLASNLGVVELTVALHYLLNTPEDLIVWDTSNQAYTHKLLTGRREQFHTIRQFGGMSGFCKREESPYDTFNAGHAGTGVSAAVGFMAAREQKGQSHKVVCVVGDGALTSGLTLEGLQQAGGLQKDLLVILNDNQMSISKNVGAISAYLNRTITGEFYSKIKHETSQILGSIPQIGGPVKKMASRAQELAKGLVLPGLLFEELGFQYVGPLEGHNFEHLLPTLENVLKLKGPTLLHVVTKKGLGYEPAMKNPVWFHACSPFDIETGKPAKKPTRPSYSSVAMGTLVELAKTDKRIVAITAAMCEGTGLSVFERAFPERLYDVGIAEQHAVTFAAGLAAQGMHPVIPIYSTFLQRAYDQVVHDVATQNLPVTLCIDRGGLVAEDGTTHHGAFDFAYLRHIPNIAIMAPKDENELQHMMKTCVTYNAPSAVRYPRGSVLGVEMDPVAESLPIGKGELLRSGHDIALVAIGITVHQAEEAAERLAQEGISTAVINARFVKPLDGDLIRQIAQQVKCLLTIEESSRMGGFGSAVLEFLSDEGIVNIPTKCLGLPDWYIEQGPQDLLREKYGLTADGIYEQARQLLDRVSAHTVLT; encoded by the coding sequence ATGTCCATCCTAAACAGGATTGAAAGCCCCAGTGATTTAAAAAAACTCACCGCTGAACAGCTTCCACAACTCTGCGAAGAAATTCGGCAGCAGATTATTCCGGTGATAGCCAATGTGGGCGGCCATTTGGCGTCTAATCTTGGTGTGGTGGAGTTAACAGTTGCGCTCCATTATTTGCTGAATACCCCAGAGGATCTCATCGTGTGGGATACCAGTAATCAGGCCTACACCCATAAACTCTTGACGGGTCGTCGGGAACAGTTTCATACCATCCGACAATTTGGCGGAATGAGTGGATTCTGTAAACGCGAAGAAAGCCCCTACGATACGTTTAATGCCGGCCACGCCGGAACAGGTGTTTCTGCCGCGGTTGGCTTTATGGCGGCGCGTGAACAAAAAGGACAATCGCATAAAGTCGTGTGCGTGGTTGGGGACGGTGCTTTGACCTCGGGATTAACACTTGAAGGATTGCAACAAGCCGGTGGTTTGCAAAAAGATCTTTTGGTGATTTTGAATGATAACCAGATGTCGATCTCCAAAAATGTCGGAGCAATCTCTGCTTATCTGAATCGCACCATTACTGGGGAGTTCTATTCCAAGATCAAGCATGAAACTTCACAAATTTTAGGATCGATTCCACAAATTGGCGGGCCGGTCAAGAAAATGGCAAGTCGCGCCCAAGAACTGGCCAAAGGATTGGTGTTGCCAGGATTGCTATTTGAGGAATTAGGCTTCCAGTATGTTGGCCCCCTTGAAGGCCACAATTTTGAGCATTTACTGCCGACCCTTGAAAATGTCCTCAAACTCAAAGGTCCTACGTTATTGCATGTGGTCACCAAAAAAGGGTTAGGCTATGAGCCGGCTATGAAGAATCCCGTGTGGTTCCATGCCTGTTCGCCCTTTGATATTGAAACTGGAAAACCCGCGAAAAAACCTACAAGGCCCTCCTATAGCTCCGTGGCCATGGGGACCTTGGTGGAACTCGCCAAGACCGATAAGCGCATTGTGGCCATTACTGCTGCGATGTGTGAAGGAACAGGGTTAAGCGTGTTTGAAAGGGCTTTTCCAGAACGGCTGTATGATGTGGGTATAGCCGAGCAGCATGCCGTGACCTTTGCCGCAGGGTTAGCTGCACAGGGAATGCATCCAGTCATTCCGATTTATTCCACCTTCCTTCAAAGGGCCTATGATCAAGTAGTCCATGATGTGGCGACACAAAATCTTCCGGTGACCCTTTGCATCGATCGAGGTGGATTGGTTGCTGAGGATGGGACAACACATCATGGTGCGTTTGATTTTGCATATCTGCGCCATATTCCTAATATAGCCATTATGGCGCCGAAAGATGAAAATGAACTGCAGCATATGATGAAAACGTGCGTGACGTATAATGCGCCCTCTGCTGTACGTTACCCACGTGGTTCGGTACTCGGCGTGGAAATGGATCCTGTGGCGGAATCTTTGCCAATCGGAAAAGGCGAGTTGTTGAGATCAGGTCACGATATTGCCCTCGTCGCAATTGGGATCACTGTTCATCAAGCAGAGGAAGCGGCTGAACGCCTGGCGCAGGAAGGTATTTCTACGGCAGTGATTAATGCGCGGTTTGTCAAACCTTTGGACGGCGACCTGATTCGGCAGATTGCTCAGCAAGTAAAGTGCCTCCTCACTATTGAAGAATCTTCACGAATGGGTGGGTTTGGCTCAGCGGTGCTGGAATTTTTATCCGACGAGGGTATTGTGAATATACCTACCAAATGCCTTGGGTTGCCAGATTGGTATATAGAACAGGGCCCGCAGGATTTACTGCGAGAAAAGTATGGCTTAACTGCGGATGGTATTTATGAGCAGGCCAGGCAATTACTCGATCGTGTTTCCGCGCATACCGTTCTTACCTAG
- a CDS encoding c-type cytochrome, with protein MAEQSLTRNIMKKGVVGVVVGIILVIAARATHFPEVFQIMFFLYAMLGALVFILLDAPSMPRLEGAKAAIGLIIFYVILSGAYIGGASILPQYDPEDEKGKIDKVLRMRRAMSEQGKAEELIARAKELNDRAASIEKQLQALGGGATVVVEEPVGSSSGAAAGDLVALGKEQWELQECYNCHKLFGQGGKKRGPILDNIGNLMTPEALREKILDPKSWMAEGFDKQYKKGKMPDKYKDLMFPQEIDALVAFLATLKDTSVDTPKPIKMN; from the coding sequence ATGGCTGAGCAAAGCTTGACTCGGAACATTATGAAAAAGGGTGTAGTTGGTGTGGTCGTCGGCATTATTTTGGTGATTGCTGCGAGGGCGACCCATTTTCCGGAAGTTTTCCAGATCATGTTTTTTCTCTATGCAATGCTGGGAGCGTTGGTTTTTATTCTATTGGATGCTCCTAGCATGCCTCGGCTTGAAGGGGCCAAGGCGGCTATTGGACTAATTATTTTTTATGTCATCCTTTCAGGTGCCTACATCGGTGGTGCCTCTATTCTTCCACAGTACGATCCTGAGGATGAAAAAGGGAAAATTGACAAGGTGCTAAGAATGCGAAGGGCCATGAGTGAACAAGGTAAAGCCGAAGAGTTAATTGCTCGGGCCAAAGAGTTGAACGATCGAGCGGCTTCGATTGAAAAACAATTGCAGGCTCTTGGCGGTGGCGCAACGGTAGTGGTGGAGGAGCCTGTAGGTTCATCATCTGGCGCGGCTGCGGGTGATTTGGTCGCTCTAGGTAAGGAACAGTGGGAATTGCAAGAATGCTACAATTGCCACAAACTCTTTGGTCAGGGTGGAAAAAAGCGTGGTCCGATCTTAGATAATATTGGAAACCTGATGACACCTGAAGCGCTTCGTGAAAAAATCTTGGACCCCAAGAGCTGGATGGCCGAGGGTTTTGATAAGCAGTATAAAAAAGGCAAAATGCCCGACAAATATAAAGATTTAATGTTCCCTCAAGAAATTGATGCGCTGGTAGCCTTTTTGGCGACATTAAAAGATACGTCGGTGGATACTCCCAAACCTATCAAAATGAACTAA
- a CDS encoding c-type cytochrome, translated as MKSGIFRMLFTGLSIAAIGFTLSACGEEKPPAPPPPPPPEYADKHMPDGYWGNPDILEEGKAIFTGAQNIDVNCASCHGKDGKPVKAGARDFRKGEFMKLFSDSQWFWRISEGVTGTKMKAWKSKLSEDEIWKVIVFEANFGLPGQKYDPATKAWVPIN; from the coding sequence ATGAAGAGTGGGATTTTCCGAATGTTATTCACAGGGCTGTCCATTGCAGCCATTGGATTTACTTTATCAGCATGCGGGGAAGAAAAGCCGCCTGCTCCACCACCGCCACCGCCACCAGAATATGCGGATAAACATATGCCCGATGGATATTGGGGAAACCCGGACATCCTGGAAGAGGGTAAAGCTATCTTTACTGGTGCACAAAATATTGATGTGAATTGTGCCAGTTGTCATGGGAAAGATGGGAAGCCGGTCAAGGCTGGTGCCCGTGATTTCCGTAAGGGTGAGTTCATGAAATTATTCTCTGACTCCCAATGGTTCTGGCGGATATCTGAAGGGGTCACCGGTACCAAAATGAAGGCTTGGAAGAGCAAGCTTTCCGAAGATGAAATCTGGAAGGTAATTGTGTTTGAAGCTAACTTCGGGTTGCCAGGACAAAAATATGACCCAGCCACCAAGGCTTGGGTTCCCATAAACTAG
- the hpnH gene encoding adenosyl-hopene transferase HpnH: MAVPISQMFTVSSYVIAQKLKGVKRYPLVLMLEPIFRCNLACAGCGKIQYPDHVLDRRLTPEQCWAAADECGAPIVSIPGGEPLIHPEMPEIVRGLVERKKYVYLCTNAILLERKIEEYQPSKYLTFSIHMDGLRDEHDLAVCRDGVYDVAVKAIKTALKKGFRVTTNTTLFDDANPDRVRKFFDEMMGLGVEGMMISPGYSYDKAPDQNSFLKRDRTRELFSKLLSNRKRTWQFNQSPLFLEFLMGKRDYECTPWGNPTYNVFGWQKPCYLLQDGYVSDFSTLLNETDWEKYGTGRNDKCKDCMVHCGYEASAVEATFSSWSGFTGTVKATLFPNAT, translated from the coding sequence ATGGCCGTTCCCATATCCCAGATGTTTACCGTTTCAAGTTATGTGATTGCGCAAAAACTCAAAGGTGTAAAGCGGTACCCGCTGGTATTAATGCTCGAGCCAATTTTTCGATGCAATTTGGCATGTGCAGGATGCGGAAAAATCCAATACCCGGACCACGTCCTGGATCGACGGTTGACCCCCGAACAATGTTGGGCCGCCGCCGATGAATGTGGTGCCCCCATTGTCAGCATTCCCGGGGGTGAGCCCCTCATTCATCCCGAAATGCCTGAAATTGTGCGTGGATTAGTTGAGCGAAAAAAATATGTCTATTTATGCACGAATGCCATTTTGTTAGAGCGAAAAATCGAAGAATATCAGCCTTCGAAATATTTAACCTTTAGCATTCATATGGATGGGCTCCGTGATGAGCACGATCTCGCCGTATGTCGTGATGGGGTATACGATGTGGCTGTGAAGGCGATTAAAACGGCGCTAAAAAAAGGGTTCCGTGTAACGACGAATACGACCCTTTTTGACGACGCCAATCCTGATCGTGTGCGGAAGTTTTTTGACGAGATGATGGGGCTAGGCGTTGAGGGTATGATGATTTCCCCAGGGTATAGCTATGACAAAGCCCCTGATCAAAATAGTTTCCTGAAGCGTGATCGGACCCGCGAATTATTTTCTAAGCTTCTTTCGAATCGAAAACGAACATGGCAGTTTAATCAATCTCCATTATTCTTAGAGTTTCTCATGGGGAAACGAGATTATGAGTGCACTCCCTGGGGAAATCCAACCTACAATGTGTTTGGATGGCAAAAACCCTGTTATTTATTGCAAGATGGATACGTGTCAGATTTTTCTACCTTGCTGAATGAGACCGATTGGGAAAAGTATGGCACAGGGCGAAATGATAAGTGTAAGGATTGCATGGTCCATTGCGGGTATGAGGCTTCTGCGGTGGAGGCTACCTTTAGCTCATGGTCAGGTTTTACAGGGACAGTCAAGGCCACTTTGTTTCCAAATGCGACCTAA
- a CDS encoding cytochrome ubiquinol oxidase subunit I encodes MTLRRSLLIMTGFLLAGAAAAYAQIPEAPPVEFPYAGNRTGVWIVAQLHILFAAFILGAPIFAVVSEWLGYKNQDPKYDRLAKEVTKVTVILYSMTALTGGLFIFVLLATYPDFTTWLIKHFFLIFALVYPLLFILETIILYTYFYSWDSMKGSRKARHIALGVLLNIVGTVTLFAIDGPTSFMNTPAKAAGDLSLVEFIQTAGLWDKMANFSWMPLNLHRLVGNVTFGGFIAGLIAAYMYMGAKTDEDRSYYDWMGFVGNMIGVGALLLLPFMGYLLAYELCDYDASICPYMMADQLSMFFEMQGAMVGLIFLASNYYIWLSMKRIEGVEKVRMSGMVMIAVLLIPAVMGVAWKMFPPPDWRSLIFLGALVALPPILSRLPGLRFTVSAFAMIKVGFLMIVVADAIWMTPHGFVATQAMATEENELPSWASELALMPAKNAAAFTLVFLTVVNYILYNRAIRQGTIIWGKIDFASQFVLIFLAFSAIWTMGLMGTVRSLTRKYFHVYNLVPDFTPEAFTPTLTYSAWWITAVTIVFFAVVSFAIMVTLRPGGGQKAEVPQGVAVPAGGK; translated from the coding sequence ATGACACTGCGTCGCAGTTTACTCATAATGACTGGATTTTTGCTGGCAGGAGCCGCGGCGGCTTACGCCCAAATTCCCGAAGCGCCGCCAGTTGAGTTTCCTTATGCTGGAAATCGAACTGGTGTCTGGATCGTGGCGCAACTCCACATTTTATTCGCCGCGTTTATCCTTGGGGCCCCCATTTTTGCGGTAGTCTCCGAATGGTTGGGGTACAAAAATCAAGATCCTAAATATGACCGTTTAGCCAAGGAGGTAACCAAGGTTACAGTCATACTCTATAGTATGACTGCCCTGACGGGTGGGCTATTTATCTTTGTGCTTCTTGCCACCTATCCCGATTTTACTACTTGGCTGATTAAACATTTTTTCTTGATCTTCGCTTTAGTTTATCCCCTCCTGTTTATTCTCGAAACAATTATTCTCTATACATATTTTTACTCGTGGGATTCCATGAAGGGCAGCCGGAAAGCTCGGCATATAGCCCTGGGAGTTCTGTTGAATATCGTGGGGACGGTGACCTTATTTGCCATTGATGGTCCAACTTCCTTCATGAATACCCCGGCGAAAGCGGCTGGGGACCTGTCTCTTGTTGAGTTTATCCAGACAGCAGGCTTATGGGACAAAATGGCCAACTTTAGCTGGATGCCACTAAACCTCCATCGCCTTGTTGGAAACGTAACCTTTGGTGGTTTTATCGCTGGTCTCATTGCTGCGTATATGTATATGGGGGCGAAGACGGATGAAGATCGTTCTTATTATGATTGGATGGGGTTCGTAGGCAATATGATCGGAGTTGGAGCGCTCCTCCTTCTTCCCTTTATGGGATATCTCCTGGCCTATGAGCTTTGTGATTATGACGCTTCAATTTGTCCTTATATGATGGCAGATCAGCTTTCGATGTTCTTTGAAATGCAGGGGGCCATGGTCGGGCTGATATTTTTGGCCAGTAATTACTATATTTGGCTCAGTATGAAGCGGATTGAGGGGGTAGAAAAAGTCCGTATGTCCGGGATGGTCATGATTGCCGTCTTGCTTATACCCGCCGTGATGGGGGTGGCCTGGAAAATGTTCCCACCTCCGGACTGGAGGTCCTTAATTTTCTTGGGTGCGTTAGTGGCCTTGCCGCCGATTCTTAGTCGTTTGCCTGGGCTTCGGTTCACTGTATCAGCCTTTGCCATGATCAAGGTTGGATTTTTAATGATCGTGGTTGCCGATGCAATCTGGATGACCCCGCATGGGTTTGTCGCGACTCAAGCTATGGCGACGGAAGAGAATGAATTGCCGTCTTGGGCGAGTGAATTAGCCCTGATGCCAGCAAAAAATGCGGCAGCCTTTACCCTGGTCTTTCTCACCGTGGTAAATTATATTTTATACAATAGGGCTATTCGTCAAGGGACTATCATCTGGGGAAAAATTGACTTTGCTTCGCAGTTTGTATTGATCTTCCTAGCCTTTAGCGCCATTTGGACCATGGGTCTTATGGGAACGGTGCGATCCCTCACGAGAAAATATTTTCATGTATATAATCTGGTGCCCGACTTTACACCGGAGGCTTTTACGCCAACACTGACATATTCGGCATGGTGGATCACAGCGGTGACCATTGTATTTTTTGCGGTGGTTAGTTTTGCCATAATGGTGACCTTGCGCCCTGGAGGTGGGCAAAAGGCTGAGGTCCCTCAAGGGGTCGCGGTTCCTGCCGGAGGCAAATAG
- a CDS encoding ubiquinol-cytochrome c reductase iron-sulfur subunit, translated as MQPKLTAKARCVDGEVGKISKVIVDPLSHEISHVVVREYNGQQMDRQVPMSQIQEIPNEEEIVLRCTSAEFGQFPVLDRDGFVTIHDVEIAHLEDNLHVTPGEVLVPYPRLEHPVPRRSFFANMTHAIGALIALPLAFPVLKYLMKPMYQPFDNSWFSVGNVNKIKKENIGYQFKFTRGFKEAFMPEQQIEKNIWVVQASEKVREAVYGGEDKKFYDNKGDVVWVNKANAPFIGFSGKCPHLGCGYKWRKTRNFPDGVFLCPCHLSLYDEAGKVLDGPAPRALDVLPMEVNGAGEVKIIDIEYKAGVKKQIRLL; from the coding sequence ATGCAACCAAAGTTAACAGCGAAAGCTCGATGTGTTGACGGAGAAGTTGGGAAAATTTCCAAGGTTATCGTTGATCCTCTCTCCCATGAAATCAGTCATGTGGTGGTGAGGGAATACAATGGTCAGCAAATGGATCGGCAGGTGCCGATGTCACAAATCCAGGAAATTCCCAATGAAGAAGAAATTGTGTTGCGTTGTACCTCCGCGGAATTTGGTCAATTCCCTGTGCTGGATCGTGACGGCTTTGTCACCATTCATGATGTGGAAATTGCGCATTTGGAAGATAATTTGCATGTGACGCCTGGTGAGGTGTTGGTGCCCTATCCCCGGTTGGAGCATCCAGTGCCGCGCCGAAGTTTCTTCGCCAATATGACACATGCCATTGGGGCATTAATTGCCTTGCCACTTGCCTTTCCTGTTTTGAAATATCTCATGAAGCCTATGTATCAACCGTTTGATAACTCATGGTTTTCCGTGGGCAATGTCAACAAAATTAAAAAAGAGAACATTGGGTATCAATTCAAGTTTACTCGAGGGTTTAAGGAAGCCTTCATGCCTGAACAGCAAATTGAAAAAAACATTTGGGTCGTTCAGGCAAGTGAGAAGGTCCGAGAGGCAGTCTATGGAGGCGAAGACAAGAAGTTTTATGATAATAAAGGCGATGTCGTTTGGGTGAATAAAGCCAATGCCCCTTTTATCGGTTTTTCGGGAAAATGTCCCCATCTGGGGTGTGGTTATAAGTGGAGAAAAACCAGGAATTTCCCAGACGGAGTCTTTTTGTGTCCCTGCCATTTAAGCCTCTACGATGAGGCGGGCAAAGTCCTTGATGGGCCCGCTCCCAGAGCTCTTGATGTCCTTCCGATGGAGGTGAATGGAGCCGGGGAAGTCAAGATCATCGATATCGAATATAAAGCCGGCGTCAAAAAACAAATTCGGCTCTTGTAA
- the ispG gene encoding flavodoxin-dependent (E)-4-hydroxy-3-methylbut-2-enyl-diphosphate synthase has protein sequence MHITRRPTKSIRVGSVKIGGGAPISVQSMTIPHPRDVKATVSQIHQLEEAGCELVRVAVPDDEAANALPAIKSQVSIPIIADIHFDHRLALKAAKTVDCVRINPGNIGPWWKMAEVLQALRDNDIPLRVGVNGGSLERPLLEKYGYPTAQALAESALNAVHAIEDAGFTNMKVSLKASDVHMAVDAYWLFAHQSNYPLHIGITEAGTAMTGAVKSSIGLGWLLSHGIGDTLRVSLAADPVEEVRVGFEILKSLELRHRGVNVIACPTCGRVEIDVVRMANELEKRLGHITKPLNVSVLGCVVNGIGEGKEADIGIAGGQGMGILFKKGKLVKKVPSEELVDRLIEEVEIMALETEEETSASLAALPDFENALSLPDSDRELPVLPNR, from the coding sequence ATGCACATTACACGACGTCCAACTAAATCCATTCGCGTCGGTTCCGTCAAAATCGGTGGCGGGGCTCCAATCTCTGTGCAATCAATGACCATACCACATCCTCGCGATGTGAAAGCGACTGTGTCGCAAATTCACCAGTTGGAAGAAGCTGGCTGCGAATTGGTCCGAGTTGCCGTTCCAGATGATGAGGCAGCTAATGCCTTGCCTGCTATCAAATCACAAGTGTCCATTCCCATCATTGCTGATATTCACTTCGACCATCGATTGGCCTTGAAGGCGGCGAAAACCGTGGATTGCGTAAGAATCAATCCCGGAAATATTGGGCCGTGGTGGAAAATGGCGGAAGTTCTGCAAGCCTTGAGGGATAATGATATTCCTCTTCGGGTGGGTGTGAATGGTGGATCTCTTGAACGTCCCCTGTTAGAGAAATATGGTTACCCCACCGCCCAAGCCTTGGCCGAATCGGCCCTGAATGCCGTTCATGCCATTGAAGATGCCGGATTTACGAATATGAAAGTTTCGTTAAAGGCCTCTGATGTGCACATGGCGGTTGATGCCTATTGGTTGTTTGCCCATCAATCAAACTATCCCTTGCATATTGGAATTACGGAAGCGGGAACTGCCATGACGGGCGCTGTAAAATCGTCTATTGGCCTGGGGTGGCTTCTTTCTCACGGCATTGGAGATACTCTCCGAGTGTCCTTAGCCGCAGATCCGGTGGAGGAAGTCCGAGTGGGCTTCGAAATTCTTAAATCTCTCGAATTGCGGCATCGAGGAGTGAATGTCATTGCCTGCCCCACCTGTGGGCGGGTAGAGATCGATGTTGTTCGTATGGCCAATGAATTGGAAAAACGGTTGGGACATATTACCAAGCCCTTGAACGTTTCCGTATTGGGGTGTGTAGTCAATGGGATTGGAGAAGGCAAGGAAGCGGATATCGGCATTGCTGGTGGCCAAGGCATGGGCATTCTGTTTAAAAAAGGAAAGCTCGTAAAAAAGGTCCCTTCTGAAGAATTAGTTGATCGTTTGATCGAAGAAGTTGAAATAATGGCGCTTGAAACGGAAGAAGAAACGTCAGCGTCCCTCGCCGCATTGCCTGATTTTGAAAATGCCCTTTCTCTTCCTGATTCTGATCGAGAACTTCCCGTCTTGCCCAATCGATAA